A DNA window from Salvelinus namaycush isolate Seneca chromosome 30, SaNama_1.0, whole genome shotgun sequence contains the following coding sequences:
- the LOC120024799 gene encoding LOW QUALITY PROTEIN: serine/threonine-protein kinase 33-like (The sequence of the model RefSeq protein was modified relative to this genomic sequence to represent the inferred CDS: deleted 1 base in 1 codon), with translation MEHFEAAPDVCGAGMKMASQWNTARVSSAERKVPHTRMEDEADLQQIYSFGRKLGQGSFGVVCEATHNETRKKWAIKKVNKEKAGSSGVKLLEREVSILKRVNHAHIIHLEEVFETQKRMYLVTELCEGGAELKELLQKNTRFTEEETKHIINSLAEAIVYLHKKDIVHRDLKLENILVKSYHHGVDNDMINIKVTDFGLSVKKGGVGSENMLKATCGTPIYMAPEMINAHEYSQQCDVWSIGVIMYMLLCGEPPFIATSEERLFEMIKKGELHFDGPVWDSISDAAKKVLSCLLKVDPAHRITANELLDNSWITGDTNTLATPTNVLEMMRLFRDDPEEAEREEESEEVSDVLNELSLSCSQDSLTLEPRATLEDGAGSEHTVTLEPRVRPENRAGMEGGARLEDQVRPEPRVASAPSNRRNIAELSYEGDTDSSSSKPTTPTKQRQKKKVAASSSNELKTNSSAVKVCNSLSPPTSQVCCY, from the exons ATGTTTGTGGAGCTGGCATGAAAATGGCTTCTCAGTGGAACACTGCCCGTGTGAGCAGTGCAGAGAGGAAGGTGCCCCACACCCGTATGGAGGATGAGGCTGACCTCCAG CAAATATACTCATTTGGGAGGAAATTAGGTCAAGGTAGCTTTGGGGTCGTCTGTGAAGCCACCCACAATGAGACAAGGAAGAAATGGGCTATTAAGAAGGTGAACAAAGAGAAG GCTGGAAGTTCAGGTGTCAAACTGTTGGAACGGGAAGTGAGCATCCTGAAACGTGTGAACCATGCACACATAATACATCTGGAAGAAGTCTTTGAAACACAAAAG AGGATGTATCTGGTTACTGAGctgtgtgagggaggg gcgGAGCTGAAGGAGCTCCTTCAGAAGAACACACGCTTCACAGAGGAGGAGACCAAGCACATCATCAACAGCCTGGCTGAGGCCATCGTCTACCTGCATAAGAAGG ACATAGTTCACCGAGACCTGAAACTGGAGAACATTCTAGTGAAGAGCTATCATCATGGTGTTGATAATGACATGATCAATATCAAG GTGACAGACTTTGGGTTGTCAGTGAAGAAGGGGGGTGTTGGCAGTGAGAACATGCTGAAAGCCACCTGTGGGACTCCTATCTACATGG CTCCTGAGATGATCAATGCTCATGAGTACAGTCAGCAGTGTGATGTGTGGAGTATTGGGGTCATCATGTACATGCT gctgtgtg GGGAACCTCCATTCATCGCCACCTCTGAGGAAAGACTCTTTGAGATGATCAAGAAGGGAGAACTCCACTTTGACGGACCCGTCTGGGACTCTATCAGTGATGCAG CCAAAAAAGTGTTGAGTTGCCTCCTGAAAGTTGATCCCGCCCATCGCATCACAGCCAATGAGCTGCTGGATAACTCCTGGATCACG GGTGACACCAACACTCTGGCCACACCCACCAACGTGCTGGAGATGATGCGTCTGTTCCGGGATGACCCggaggaggcggagagagaggaggagagcgaggaggTCAGTGACGTGCTGAACGAGCTCTCTCTCAGCTGCTCCCAGGACAGCCTGACTCTGGAGCCCAGGGCAACACTGGAGGACGGGGCAGGATCAGAGCATACAGTAACACTGGAACCTAGGGTTAGGCCTGAGAACAGGGCAGGGATGGAGGGTGGGGCCAGGCTGGAGGACCAGGTAAGGCCGGAGCCCAGGGTGGCTTCAGCGCCCAGTAACCGCAGGAACATTGCTGAGCTCAGCTATGAGGGAGAcacagacagtagcagcagcaaacccaccacccccaccaaaCAG AGACAGAAGAAGAAGGTTGCTGCCTCATCGTCCAATGAACTGAAAACCAACAGCTCTGCTGTGAAGGTCTGCAACTCACTCAGTCCCCCCACTTCACAG